A stretch of DNA from Bacteroidales bacterium:
TATTTTGTTTAAATTATGCATTAGAACGCTGTTTCCGGGCAGATTGTTCAACATGCAAAAATCATTATTTGATCATTTCTAAGCTTTAACCTTTACTTGCCCCGGTTTCCTGTTGCGCTATGCATGGATTCTCATTTATAACTGTAATCACTTACGATTGATCTATCTTTGCGACCGTTTCAACGGCAATAAATTCCCCAATTGATGAAATTGTTACGATTAGATATTTGTTGTGAAGAGCGCCGAACGTTCCGCCTTCATATGGCCTACTCGATCATCGAGGGATTTGTACTTGCGGTTTTGGCGCTCAATGAGTTTGTTTTCATAAAAAGTATGCTTGGGTCAAATTACCAGGTGGCTGTGCTTTTTCAGTTCAGCATGCTCGTGTTTTTACTGCTGCTTTTTGTCAATGAGTTTTTAAAAAGGATACGCAAACGCAGGGTTTTTCTGCAGTATGTGGGAGTCATCACAAGGCTGCCGCTCATGCTCCTGTTTTTCTTTCCACGATCACCCGAAATGTATCATGGTAGTTCTCTGTATCACCTCATTTTCCTTGGTATTTTTCTTATGTATTCCCTTGCAGCTCCAGTTATCAATCCGACGATTAATTTACTGCTCAGGGCAAATTATAAACATCAGAACTTTGGGAAACTTTACAGTATCGTTACTTCAGTGAATAAAATCGTACTGCTGGTCATCACTTTTTTGTATGGTTTGTTGCTTGATTACGACAATTACGCCTTTGCCTGGGTTTTACCGGTTGCCGCAATTCTCGGCATCTTTTCCATATTTTTATTGTCGAAAATTAACTACACACCACCAGAGGTTATATTGGTAAAGGAAAATATTCGGAAGTCTGTTATGCGTTCAGTATCAAATATGTACCTTATCATAAGGACTAACAAGCCTTACCTGCATTTTGAAGTGAGTTTCATGTTTTATGGCTTTGCTTTTATGCTGACGGCGCCTCTGATGACGATCTTTTTTTACAATGCACTTGACCTCAATTACTCCAGTGTGGCTTTTTACAAGAATGCCTATAACATCCTGGCCATCTTAATGCTTCCATTTTTTGGTAAAATAATCGGAAAAATTGACCCCAGGAAGTTTGGTGTTTTTACCTTTTTATCGCTTGCACTTTATTTGTTTTTCCTGATGATGACACAGTACTTTTCAAATTATGTCGAGTTTTTGGGAATCAAACTCTATTTTACCCTGATCGCTTATGTGCTCTTCCATGGTGTTTTTGCCGGTACGATGGTCCTGCTCTGGAACATTGGTTCGGCTTATTTTGGGAAAGTGGAGGAGGCGGATATTTATCAGTCAACTCATTTGTTCCTGACCGGTGTGCGTGCTCTGTTTGCTCCCCTTTTTGGAATTTGGGTTTATGAAAAATACGGTTTTACTACGGCATTTTCATTCGGTATCATTTTAACATTGGTTGCAGTGGCAATACTCACCTGGTCTTTTAAGTGCCAGCATCATTGACAGGTTGAATGATGGCCTGGGATATTTCAGGCTAACCTCGATTTCATTCACCACCAGTGAGTGATTTTCCACAGTATTTACAATAGAGCGCATCTTCATCATGCGAAACGCTGTGACATTCACTGCATTTGGTTGGGCGGTCTGGTTTATTACCGGCCTTTACTATTTCTGCCGAAATAATGCCGGTGGGAACCGCAATGATTGAATAGCCCAGAATCATAATAAAGGAAGCAAGGAACTGGCCAAGGGGAGTGCTGGGGGTAATATCACCAAAGCCAACGGTTGTCAATGTTATGATGGCCCAATAAATACTTGTAGGAATGCTCGTAAAGCCATTTTCAGGTCCTTCGATTACGTACATCAATGATCCCATGATGACCACTGTAGTAATTAATACTTCAAAAAAGACAATGATTTTGTACCGGCTTTGTTTAAGGGATACGACCAATACATGGGATGCTTTCATGAAACGGGTCAATTTCAAAATCCTGAAAATCCTCAACATCCTCAGAATACGGATTACGCTTAAGTAGTGACTTCCGGCTAATAGGATGCTTACATAGGTCGGTATTACCGAAATAAAATCTATAATGCCGTAAAAGCTGAGTATGTATTTTCGCGGTTTTCGGCTGATGATGATCCGGAAGATGTATTCTACAGAGAAAATTATCGTAAAACACCATTCAAGGAGGTTAAATTCAAGCTTGAATTTTTCACGAAACGAAGGGACACTGTCGAATATGACAACCATAACGCTTAAGACAATTAATATAAGCAGTACCACATCAAATAGCCTGCCTTCCGGTGTGTCAGCATGGAAAACTATCCTGTACCATTGGTCACGCCAGTTTCTTTTGAATTTTTGAGTGCTCATGGCACAAAATTAAATCTTTTCAAAAACCCCAAGTCCAAATAAAGCAAAGTCATATTTCACCGGGTCTTGAGGATTAAATCTTGCCAGGCTGGCTGTGAGTTCTTCAGCAGCCTGCCAGTCATTTGCATTTCGGTTGAGAAGTCCAAGTTTGCGGGCTGCCCGGCCGGAATGGGTGTCGAGTGGGCAAATGAGTTGCGATGGTTTGATTTTATTCCAGATCCCAAAATCCACCCTTGCATCATCTTTTCTAACCATCCATCTCATAAACATATTCAATCGCTTGGCTGAGGCATTTTTTGCAGGATCGGCCACATGTTTTTGAGCACGGTGAACTGGTTGAAAACCAAAAAACCGGTTCCTGAAGTTGATGATCGCCTTCTTTGTGTTTGGTTCAGATGCTGTAAAATTCTTTGTAAAAGCATTCTCCAGCGAAGCGTAGTGCTGATAAATGTTCTTCAAAGCCCAGAGGAAATATTCACAATCCTCGCCATTGAATGTGCGATGAACAAATTTGCGGAAAGGCTTTAAATCTTTCTCCGAAAAGTTCAGGATAAAGTCATGGGGTTGATGATCCATCCAAACCATCAGCTTTTTTGCATTGTTGATGATCGTGACACGCTGTCCCCAGGAAAGGGTTGCTGCAAGGAACCCGGAAATTTCGATATCTTCTTTTTTTGTGAACTGATGTGGGATTGAAATGGGATCGGTTTCAATGAATTGGATAGCATTGTACTGAACCACCTTTTGGTCGAGGTGCAGTTTGAGTTGGTCTGTAGTACTGATACTTTCGGATTTTTCCATGGCATAAAAAAACCTCAAAGTGTTCATATTGAAACTTTGAGGTATGATATTTCTGTAAATCGGCTTTCTTAAAAAGTAATTTGAAGAAGATCAGGCTATTTTCAGTTCAACCGGATTTTCCATTCCTTTTTTCAAGGCGGCTTCGTTCATTGGGATCAACTTGTGGTAGCGCTCCGGAATGGATTTCTGCAAACCGCGAATCACATTTTCGAGTTTCACAATGGGTTTTAATTTAAGAAAAGCTCCCAGTACAATCATATTGAAAATCTTGGTATTTCCCATCTCAGCAGCCAGTTGAGCACCTTCAATCCTGAAGATTTTGATGTCTTTCCGGGTTGGGTGGTGGACAATGCCATTTGGATCGTAGAGAAGCAAACCGCCCGGTTTGACTGTTTTCTCAAACTTGTCCATCGACTGCTGATTGAGAATGATGGCGGTATCGTAAAAGTTGAGGATCGGTGAACTGATCCGTTCGTCGCTGACGATTACGGTGACATTTGCAGTACCGCCGCGCATTTCCGGGCCATAGGATGGCATCCATGATACTTCCTGGTTTTGCATTATTCCGGAATAGGCAAGAATTTTTCCCATGGATAGTACCCCTTGCCCGCCAAAACCTGCGATGATAATTTCTTCTGTCATGTTTTTGTTTGTTTTATATATTGCTTTGCTAATCAATCGTTTTTAATAGATACTTAAAGCAATCTAAGTGCTTTAGGTACTTTTCACCAACGCTCCATCCACTTTAATATCACCCATCGGGTAGAATGGGAACATATTGTCAACCATCCATTGGTTGGCTTTTACCGGAGGTAGTTTCCATCCGGAATTACAGTTTGAAACGATCTCGACGAATGAAAGTCCTTTTTTCTCTTTTTGAACGTCAAATGCTTTTTGAATGGCTTTTTTTGCTTTGCGCACCGCTGCTGGTGTGTGGACAGCCTGGCGTGTAACAAAGTAAGTTCCCGGCAATTGGGCAATCAGTTCGGTGATTTTGAGCGGGTTCCCCATCGAAGGCAGGTCGCGTCCATAGGGGGAGGTAGATGTTTTCATCCCCTCCAACGTAGTTGGCGCCATTTGTCCGCCAGTCATGCCATAAATTCCATTATTGATGAAAATGATAGTAATAAATTCACCCCGGTTACAAGCATGTATGGTTTCGGCGGTTCCGATAGCTGCAAGATCGCCATCACCCTGGTAGGTGAAAACATACTTGTCAGGCCAGATGCGTTTAACGCCGGTGGCCACTGCAGGGGCCCGTCCGTGTGCAGCCTGGATCATGTCGATATTCATGAATTCGTAAGCCAGCACAGAACAACCAACAGGCGCAATGCCAATGGTTTGGGATTGTGCATTCATTTCTTCAATGACCTCCATGATAATCCTGTGTGCTGTGCCATGCCCGCAACCCGGGCAGTACGAAAGCACTTTACCAGTCATAAGATCAGTTTTTTTATACACCAGATTTTCTTCTTTAATGATGTCTTTTATATCCATGATTAACCTCCGATCAATTTTTGTTCTAAAGCTTTCAGCACTTCTTCAGGTGAGTGAATCATACCACCATAACGGCCAAAATGCACTACCCTGACTTTACATTCGACGGCCAGTTTTATATCTTCGATCATCTGACCGGCGCTCATCTCTACCGAAAGGATACCTTTAAGTTTTGGCGCCAATTCAGCAAGAGGTTTTACAGGAAAAGGGAATAAAGTAATTGGTCTCAGCAGCCCGACTTTAATTCCTTTTTCGCGCGCCAGCACAATGGATTTCTGTGAAATACGTGCACTAGAACCGTACGCAACAATGAGGTATTCAGCATCATCAACATCGAAAGTTTCATATCTTACTTCTTCAGCTTCCATCTGACGGTATTTCGATTGCAAATGTATATTGTGCTGCTCTTGCCTGGCCGAGTCAAGATCGAGAGAAGTAATGATATTGTGTTCGCGGGTGATTGGTTTACCGGTAGTTGCCCAGCTGTCATGCATCGAAATAATTTCTTCTGCAGTCCAACGTGGTTTTTGCTCCTTAAGTTCAACTTTTTCCATCATTTGCCCAATCATTCCGTCTGTGAGGATCATAACCGGGTTTCGGTATTTGAAGGCCATTTCGAAACCTAATCCGACAAAATCTGCCATCTCCTGTACTGATGACGGGGCAAGGGTGAAGAGTTTGTAATCTCCGTGCCCGCCTCCCTTGACGGACTGAAAATAGTCTGCCTGTGATGGCTGGATCGTTCCAAGTCCTGGTCCTCCGCGCACAACATTTGCTATGACACAGGGTAATTCTGCTCCTGCAATATAACTGATGCCTTCCTGATAGAGACTGATGCCCGGACTTGATGATGTGGTCAGGACTTTCTTTCCGGTGGAAGCGGCCCCATAAACCATGTTGATGGCTGCAAGCTCACTTTCTGCCTGCAAAACAACCATACCTGTCCGCTCCTCGGGTCTTTCCTGCATCAGGTATTCAAGCACTTCTGACTGAGGCGTGATCGGATAACCGAAATATGCGTCCACACCTTCACGGATAGCTGCTTCGGCTATGGCCTCATTTCCTTTCATTAACTTTAATTCACCCATTTCTTATCTTGATTTAATTCTGATAAATCCGTTATTTTTTTACTTTGTAAACTGTAATAACCCCGTCGGGGCAGACGATAGCGCAATTAGCACAGCCGATGCATGCATCCGGATGGGCCATATATGCGTAGTGATATCCCTTCCCGTTAACCTCTTTTGCCAGTTCGATGACCTGGGTCGGGCAAGAGGGCACGCATACTTCGCAACCCTTGCAGCGTTCCTTGTCAACGACGATAGCTCCTTGAACTTTAGCCATGATCAGATATTTTTTTAGTTGAGAACTGTATTTTAAATGAAACCACGAAATTATACCTTTTCGGTCAATCAAACCCTTTGAAGTCTGATTTCGTGACTAATTTGTAATGATTTTAATCAACTTTTATGGTTTTCATGAAACATTTTCAATCGTGATTCCAGCACCGGAAACTGACTGCGTTGCACCAAGGAAACGCATGCACGGATCCCTTCGTGACGCTCGCTTCCTGTGATGTCGAGAGTGATGGCAGAGATGCCGTAATAAAGCAGCTCATTCAAAAGGTCGGCGCCGGAATAACCGGGATAGGAGAAGGTGAAATAAAACCCGTCGGCAATTGGTTGGTCAATGTCTTTATCATAGACAATCCTGAAACCGTTGTCAATAAATATTTTCTTCATAATCTTCGCCTTTTCGCCATACTCTTTCACGATTTCCACGAAATCAAACTTTCCTTCATTAGCGGCCTTTAAAATGGCAGCCAGAGCATATTGTGATGAATGGTTTGTACCTGAGCTTAGTGAATACATTGTCCCGAAAATCATGGCCACACCGACGTTGTCCGAACGATAGTAACGCAGCAGGTCAGGCGCTTTGGTCTGGAACAATTTGTCGGAGATCACCATCATGCCAATCCGTTCACCTGCATAGCTAAATGCTTTTGAGCTGGAGATCAGTAAAACAAAGTTGTTGGTGTAGTTGGCAACAGATGGCTGATAAGGTGGCTGCCCCGGTTTGGAGTAATCCTTGCGAAAATCCATGGCAAAGTAGGCCAAATCTTCGATAACAATCACATTGTGTTTGTTGGCCAGTTCACCGATTATACGGAGCTCTTGGTCGGTGAAGCAGATCCAGGACGGGTTGTTGGGATTGGAATACAAAATGCTGCAAAAGCGGTTTGTGCTCAGATAAGACTCCAACTTATCGCGAAGCTTTTCACCGCGGTAATCATACACATCGAATGACTCCCATCCTTGTCCCATCACCCTGAGTTGCTGCTTGTGAACCGGAAATCCCGGATCGATGAAAAGCGTTCCCTCGCGCTCTTTATACATCCGGTTTAGTGTCATAAAAGCGGCAAAACTTCCCTGCATTGATCCGACAGTAGGAATACATCCCTCTTCGCTGACATCCACATTCATGAAGTTTTTTACAAATTTTGCGATTTCCTTTTTCAAAGGCAGCACACCGAAAATGTCAGGATAAATGGCAGCCACCCCCCTGTCGAGCGCTTCCTTTTGTGCTTCAACACCAATTTTAACAGGAGGAAGGCCTGGTATCCCCATTTCCATTCTGACAAATTTCTCATTTGTAGCCTTTTCAATCTGGTCAACCAGTTTTTTAATTTCCCGGATGGAGGCGTCACCGATCTTGGGAATCCCGCTTTCTGAGATTATTCTTTTCACAATCTCGTAATTTAGTGGTGTATTCTTCATTGAATCAATACTTTAGTAGAATGAATAAATCGCTTGTTAAGAGAGGAACAAAAATATTAAAAATAAGTACCGAAAAAACCTAAATTTCAGGAATTTTTAGTTTTGTGCTAATTTGTAAAGATTTTAAAAAAGGAGTCAGGGTGGGGGGAAGGGTGAAAGGGCTGTCGTTGTTGTTGACAGACTTCAGGAACTTTTAGGTTGTTATGGTTTTCAATGGCTTAAATTTCACAAAAATCAGATTTTTCTAAATATCCAAACTGCTAATTAATGCCTATCCTCTCATTTATCTCACCGCTAATCTTATCTTCAACAACTTCTCCAGCAATATTTCCATAAAATCCAGTTTAAGCATATTGGCGCCATCAGAGAGTGCTTGCGCAGGGTTAGGATGTGTTTCGATGAAAAGACCATCAGCTCCGACTGCTATTGCTGCTTTAGCCACAGTCTCGATTAGATCAGGGCGTCCACCTGTAACGCCTGCTGGTTGGTTTGGCTGTTGGAGTGAGTGTGTACAATCGAGTATGACCGGAACATTATTTTGCTGCATCACTGGAATCCCCCTGAAATCAATCACCAGGTCCTGGTAGCCAAAAGTAGTTCCTCGTTCTGTTAAAATGATGTTCTCATTGCCTGCGTTTCTGATTTTATCCACTGCGAATTTCATGGCTTCGGGTGAGAGAAACTGCCCTTTCTTGATATTGATCGTCTTACCTGTATTTGCAGCCGCGACGAGTAACTCTGTTTGCCTGCAAAGGAAAGCAGGTATTTGCAAAACATCAACATATCCGGAGGCCAGCTCCGCCTCCCGGCTCGTGTGTATGTCAGTAACCACTGGAATATCGAAGGTTTCACCAACTTTTTTAAGGAGTTCAAGTGCATGCTCATCCCCGATACCTGTGAATGAGTCGGCTTTGGTTCGGTTGGCCTTGCGGTAGGATGCTTTGAAAATAAAAGGGATTTTCAATTGGGTAGTGATGGCAAGTAGTTTTTCGGCAATTTGAAAAGGCATCTGATCATTTTCGATCACGCAGGGTCCAGCCATCAAAAAGAAATTTCCGGAATTGATATGCTTGATTCTTGGGATATTGAGTATAATTTTTTCTTTCATGTCTCATTGGTTTGGTATGTTTTGCAAAAGTCGACAAATAATCAATAACCATATTTTTTACCCCAGCGCTTGTTCAGCCATTTCCTGCTCTCTTCTTCCCGGCTGTTTTTTCCCGGATCATAAAACCGGGTTCCTTTTATTTTCTCGGGCAAAAATTCCTGGTCAATAAAATTATCGTCAAACTGGTGTGCATATTTGTAATCTTTTCCATATCCAATTTCTTTCATCAGGCGGGTAGGGGCATTACGCAGGTGGAGAGGTACAGGCAGGTTTCCGGTTTTTCTCACCAGATCAAGCGCCTCATCTATGGCCAGGTAAGTTGAATTGCTTTTTGCAGAGGTTGCCAGATAAACTGCAGTCTGAGAGAGTATAATCCTCCCTTCGGGCCAGCCTATTTTGTTAATGGCATCAAAGCAGGCATTGGCCAGCAGAAGTGCATTCGGGTTGGCATTTCCAATATCTTCGGAGGCAAGGATCAGCATTCTGCGGGCAATAAATTTAGGGTCTTCGCCACCTTCGATCATGCGTGCAAGCCAATAAACGGCAGCATTGGGATCGCTACCGCGCATCGATTTGATGAATGCTGAAATGATGTCGTAATGCTGTTCACCGGCTTTATCATACAGTGCAAGATTCTGTTGAATTGCCTGTAGAACCGAATCATTGGTAACTTGTACTTCTGTTTGCCCTTTCCCTGAATTTACTTTCACAACCAGCTCGATGGCATTAAAAAGCTTTCGGGCATCTCCTCCTGAAGTTCTGAGCAGGGCTTCATTTTCGATGATTTTGATCTTGTTCCCGGTAGCTGTTTCGAGTTTTTCAACCGCCAGTTTTAATAATAGCTCAAGGTGCTGCTTTTCCAGCGATCGCAGGATATAGACCTGGCAACGTGAAAGTAGCGGGGAGATGACTTCAAAAGAAGGATTTTCTGTTGTGGCGCCAATCAGTGTGATGATACCGGTTTCCACGGCGCCCAACAAAGAATCCTGCTGTGATTTGCTGAACCGGTGGATTTCGTCGATAAACAGGATGGCATTTTGTTCGGAGCGTGCACGTTCAATGACTTCTCTGACTTCCTTAACCCCTGAACTGACAGCACTTAAGGTATAAAATGGCCGGTTAAGGGTATTTGAAATAATAAAGGCTAAAGTTGTCTTTCCCACACCTGGAGGACCCCAAAGTATCATCGAAGGGATATTCCCTGATTCGATGCTCCTCCGAAGAATGGCATTTTGACCCAGTAAATGCTCCTGGCCAATGTAACCTTCGAGGGTTGCAGGTCTGAGCATTTCAGCGAGTGGTTTTTGTTGTTGCACTACTCGTCAATGGTTTCGATTACTGTCCCTGCTTCGTTGTACTTCAGCGTTTTCTTATCCGTCACTCCGCCTGCTCCATCGTAGTAAATAAAGCTCTCGCTGACCAGGTCATCACCCACCCAGTTGTAGTTAATCTTGTAAGTTGGGAAACCTTGCTTGTTCGACGTCACATCTTCAATTACCTTGCCTTCAGCGTTGTGTTTATATACATTTTTTGCCCATGAAGTTTCGTTTCCGTTCTCATCATAACCAATAAAAAGATTCTCAATTTTCCAGTCTTTGTCGTTGTATTTGATGTAGTTAACATTCGACATCACCGGTCTTTCATCAGGTGTAAATTGATAAAACCTTTGCTCAACCCTTCGCTGACGTTCGTCGTAACGATAGGTGTAACGGTTTTTACGGCTGATGTTTCCCTGGTTATCATAGTCGTTTTCAGTCCGTTCAATAAGATTACCGTTTTGGTCAAATTTGTCCACGATGGATTCGCGTTTCGCTTTCCCCCGATCGAACTTGTTGGCAAATCCTGGTTTAGCATCCGTTTTCATCACATTTTGCTGAACTCCGGAACTATTTGTTTTTGATGGAGGAACAATCACCTGTGATTCTCCATTTTCACCTTGTTTATCTTTATTTCCAGTGCAATTGGCTAACAGGAGTACCGGTACAAGAAGTAATAAAAATTTGATCATCTTCATATCATTAAAACTTTAGATTAACATTTTAAAACCATGAAAATAATTAACGATAGTTTGTCATTTGAGGTATTTATTCAAATAAAATTGGGTATAGTCGCAAGCAAAACTGAACTTTTTCCTGACACCTGCCAGGATGCAAATTTCCGAATTTTTATCGAATGAAAAAGTTGATAAGCGCCTACATAATGTTAGCAAGAGAACACCCTGAATCTGATTTTCAACTTTAAGAGTTTTCTGGCAGAGACTAAATACCAATTAAGAATAACTATTGGCAGGAAATCCACATGCCGGGAGCTTTTTCTGAATTCTAAAAGCGAAATTGAAGCCCTATTTTAAACTAAAAAACTCATCGAGATTGTAACCCTCGCGAGTGAGTGATTTGCGATGCTGAATGTAAAAATCCCGGATTGTATTGATAGAAGTAGCAAAGGTGACGCCGTAATTGATGTTTTTCACGCGTGTGACAAAAAGATCACCTTCATAAGGCAAATTGGGGTTATAGGTTTCCTGGTGGCTTTCCTTTTCTGGTCTGATGATGTTACTGAATGTTGCTGAGGCCGATTTGGCGATTCCGACCAGCTCAAAAAGCTGATCATTTTCACTGAGGGCAAGAATCAGACTGCCGCTTCCTCCTGGGTTAAAGGTGGCATCTACAATAAAATCGCCACTTGTCGAAGGATTGGGGTTGCCAACCACTGCCCTTGTCAGCATCTGGTGACCGCCTGGAAATCCCATAAGATAAACAGGTGTGCCCCAGTGTAGTGCGTTTGCATTGCCCACTAAATACCTGAACGCCTGTACGTCAGCTGCATCGCTGGGAGAATCGCTGCCCAGGAAGGCCACATCGGGCTTTTGGTCGATGGCGAGGATACGCAACAGAATGTTGGTTTCATTATCTCTGATAAAATTCATCTGTGTTTTTTTAATCGCAATGCTTTCGATAATACCCTCTCTTGAATTGCTGGCGTAAAAAGAGATGACTGTATCAGGGTTTGAGACAATGTGTGCACAGGTGAGAAGTACCATTCCATAGCGGTTGTTTTGCAAAACAGTAGCTGTACCATGCACCGATTCATTAAAAGCCGTTCGCCTTGCATTGCTCCGTTTCAGGTTGATCTGACTGAGTTTTTCCCTGTTCATCTTGTCCGATTCATCAAAATGGTAAACATCGTACTCCACAATACAAAAGAGCTTTTTCACACTCCCGGCAATCTGATCCATATCAACAGAGGCCATTTTTATGGGCAATTCGCTGTGATACTGATCTTCATGGGTTACTGGAATAGCTTTTTGCAAAGCACTTTGACGGCATCCAATAAATGAAAGCAGTGTCAAAGCAATCAGGAAAAATGTTAGAGACCAGCGGAGATTCATGTTGGAGATAATGTTGAACATTTGATTTTAATCGATCAATTCTTTGATATCATTAACGTTAAGATGTTTAATCGGATTATCTGACCGAATAAACATTTCACTCAGTCGCGACTTTTTTTGTTGCAACCTAAGGATTTTTTCTTCGATTGTCCCGAGTGTAATGTAACGGTAAGCAAACACATGGCTGGACTGCCCGATGCGGTGCGAACGGCTGATGGCCTGCAGTTCCACGGCCGGATTCCACCAGGGTTCGAGCAGAAACACATAACCCGCCTGCGTTAGATTAAGCCCAACACCACCGGCTTTAATTGAAATTAAAAAAACATTCCGCGAAGATTCCTTTTGAAATCGCGTGATCACTTCCTCCCGGTTTTGTGTTTTGCCGGTAAGCATGCTGAATCCGATGTTGTTTTCGATGAAATATGCAGCGAAAATTTCAAGATGCCTGACGAAGGACGAGAACACCAGTACTTTATGTCCACCGCTGACCAAGGTTTCGATGTTACGGATTACTTCGCCAAATTTCCCCGAACCATACTTATAATCTGGATTTATCAGGATTGGGTGGTTAGCTATTTGCCGAAGTCTGGTAAGCGCCTGCAACACGACGATAGCAGCATTTGATGAGCCCTCCCGCTCTATACTTTCAAGGATATAATTGCGGATGCTTGATTTTTCTTCAAGATAAAATTTTTGCTGCTCTGTTGTCATTTCGCAGAAAATGAAATCCTCAATCAGGTCGGGCAATTCTTTCTCAACCTCAGCTTTTGTCCGGCGAAGAATCATTGGTCTGATGAGTGTTTGTAACTTTTCGAGCCGCTCTTTGTCCCCGTTTTTTTCAATAGGGTTAGCGAAGTAGCGTTTAAAAAATGCCTGGTCGCCGAGAAGTCCCCGGTTGAGAAAGTTCATCTGCGACCATAGGTCGGTGAGATTGTTTTCAATAGGTGTGCCGCTTAGGGTAATTTTAAAGCTGGAATTGAGTTTCAGCACACTGCGTGCAATTTTTGACTGTGGGTTTTTGATGATTTGGCTTTCATCAAGGATAATGTAGTCAAAATTAAAAGCTTCCAACTCTTTCAGATCATTCCGGATTGTACCGTAAGTAGTGAGGATCAGGTTTACCTGATTAAATTTCTCGACCAGATCAAATCGCTGCGGGCCGGTGTAATTTAAGTACATCAGACCAGGTGCAAACTTATTTATTTCATTCACCCAGTTATGGATTAACGAGGCTGGCATGACGACCAGCGATGGCTTTGCAATAAATTGACCAGGCTCCGGATCAGAAAATAAAACCAGCTGCCCCCGACTTGTTGCCGTGGGTAATATTTTTTGCTGCCCATGCAATTCATTTTTCCGCTGCAAAAGCAGGGTAATGGTTTGCAAAGTTTTACCCAATCCCATATCGTCGGCAAGACAGCCCCCAAGCCGGTATTTCTTTAAAAATTCAAACCATTGAAATCCTTCCTTTTGATACGATCGCAATTCGACTTTCAACCCTTCAGGAATCTGTGGTTTTTTAGCCAACATTTTCCTGCCTATCTCTTCAAGTGTGACAATACTCTGCTTCAGTTTTTCGTCAAAAGCCTCCTGAACAAGCGACGTTCGTGTTTTGTGAACCCGAATTCCGTTTTTGGTTTTTACACCGAACGTTACTAATCCTGTATATTTGACAAACCATTCCTCAGGCAAAATAGCGATGCGTCC
This window harbors:
- a CDS encoding DEAD/DEAH box helicase; the protein is MRRFFAVLIQEHKKFGQVLYPFLLEDSGKNYFDIIDRISMVNLDHYHSLLSIGKLEIVMLVEEYNDLHITKRFTNQRISARDFVKKVEPEYVAKFIRPFIEKQMAKCIAIMAAEKIPMFFRETKNVVYRADEVKVESEPAKIVFNFIKMPHETHYFQTIRHNENVISLTGKSGMIITNKPCWLLLDRHLFHFTEEVDGKKLEIFFNKEFISVPERIEKEYYSTFVKKCIRDFPVYTEGISIKEVITDKRAALSLENDLQGLPGLFLYLIYGEKTFTPNQTSQVFVKFNGDISSPAFEILKRDKTFEKLVEESLTQMGLVAAGENKFLVDTALYPERQTNKYALVNWLNQNTKKLTEKGFEIRQELGNANYYTGFVEMEIGLNEDNDWFDIHAIARFGEEFEIPVFKLRNHLIEGIREYLLPDGRIAILPEEWFVKYTGLVTFGVKTKNGIRVHKTRTSLVQEAFDEKLKQSIVTLEEIGRKMLAKKPQIPEGLKVELRSYQKEGFQWFEFLKKYRLGGCLADDMGLGKTLQTITLLLQRKNELHGQQKILPTATSRGQLVLFSDPEPGQFIAKPSLVVMPASLIHNWVNEINKFAPGLMYLNYTGPQRFDLVEKFNQVNLILTTYGTIRNDLKELEAFNFDYIILDESQIIKNPQSKIARSVLKLNSSFKITLSGTPIENNLTDLWSQMNFLNRGLLGDQAFFKRYFANPIEKNGDKERLEKLQTLIRPMILRRTKAEVEKELPDLIEDFIFCEMTTEQQKFYLEEKSSIRNYILESIEREGSSNAAIVVLQALTRLRQIANHPILINPDYKYGSGKFGEVIRNIETLVSGGHKVLVFSSFVRHLEIFAAYFIENNIGFSMLTGKTQNREEVITRFQKESSRNVFLISIKAGGVGLNLTQAGYVFLLEPWWNPAVELQAISRSHRIGQSSHVFAYRYITLGTIEEKILRLQQKKSRLSEMFIRSDNPIKHLNVNDIKELID